A single region of the Triticum dicoccoides isolate Atlit2015 ecotype Zavitan chromosome 2B, WEW_v2.0, whole genome shotgun sequence genome encodes:
- the LOC119368171 gene encoding oleosin 16 kDa — MADHHRDRGVLGGGGAFGDRSGHGGYGGDHHEQHQQKQPALMCALKAATAATAAGSMLLLSGLILAGTVIALTVATPVLVIFSPVLVPAAIALALMSAGFVTSGGLGVAALSVFSWMYKYLTGKHPPGADQLDHAKARLASKARDIKDAAQTRIDQAQGA; from the coding sequence ATGGCTGACCACCACAGAGACAGGGGTGTcctaggcggcggcggcgccttcGGCGACCGCAGTGGCCATGGAGGCTACGGCGGCGACCACCACGAGCAGCACCAGCAGAAGCAGCCCGCGCTGATGTGCGCCCTCAAGGCCGCGACGGCGGCCACGGCCGCCGGGTCGATGCTGCTGCTATCCGGGCTGATCCTGGCAGGCACCGTCATCGCGCTCACCGTGGCCACTCCCGTGCTGGTCATCTTCAGCCCGGTGCTGGTGCCGGCGGCCATCGCGCTGGCGCTCATGTCCGCCGGCTTCGTGACGTCCGGCGGGCTGGGCGTGGCGGCGCTCTCCGTGTTCTCGTGGATGTACAAGTACCTCACCGGCAAGCACCCGCCGGGCGCCGACCAGCTGGACCACGCCAAGGCGCGGCTCGCGTCCAAGGCCCGCGACATCAAGGACGCCGCGCAGACCCGCATCGACCAGGCGCAGGGGGCTTGA